The DNA segment GCAAAGTAATTGTCTGTCATCGGCACTACCGAGCCCAGGTGTTTTTTTACCAGTTCCGGATGTTTTTGAATTGCCTCACTGATGGAGCAGAAAATAACGCCTATTTCAGAAAGCTGCTCTTTAAAAGAGGTGGCAATGGAAACGCTGTCCATGACAACATCAACTGCAACACCAGTCAGCCTTTTTTGTTCATTTAATGAAATGCCCAGCTTCTCAAAAGTACGGAGCAATTCAGGATCTACCTCATCGAGGCTATTGAGCTGCTCTTTCTTTTTCGGGGCAGCATAATAAATGATATCCTGGTAATTGATAGGAGGGTATTTCACATTGGGCCATTTGGGTTCTTCCAGCTTCAGCCAGTGTGCATAGGCTTTCAGGCGCCAGTTCAGCATCCATTCCGGTTCGTTCTTCTTTTTTGAAATGAGCTCCACAACAGCCTCACTGAGTCCTTTGGGAATAATATCCGTATCAATATCTGTAACAAAGCCGTACTTGTAATCATTTAGTGCGGTTTGCTCAAGCATATTTAAATCTTCATTCATGATATCGGTCTTTTAACTATTATAATCGCAATAATTTACCTGACAAAGGTACGGCTCTTTCACTGTTTATACAAAATAGTATAAACAGTGAAATGTAAGATTTACAGATTATGGTTTTACCATAAAAAAATAGATATTTGAATTGATGTCGAACCAGCTGATCTCTTTTCTCCAATTGTACAAGCCAATCCGCGAAGCAGATCAGGAATTGATTTCCGCTGAATTTGAGTATAAAACCTTTCCCGAAGGGAGTTACCTCTTTGGAGGAATGAAGGTCTGTTCGGAACTTTTCTTTATCTGTGATGGGATTCTCCGGATTCTGGTACATCAGGCAGCAGGGAAAGAACTGACCCGTTACTTATTGCCGGCAGATCAGTTTTGTACGCTTTTAAATAGCTTTAACCATGAAGTTCCTGCCCCTGAATTGATTCAGGCAGTCTGTAATGTTCAGGTCCTGGCGATTTCTAAAAAGAACCTGATCAGCTTGTATAAGCGTTTGCCCTACCTAAAGGTATTGATTGATGAAATTATTCAGCGATCTCTGATGGAGAAAAACCAGATCAGGAATGCCTATCTTGAAATGGAACCCTCGCTCCGTTATGAAGAATTTATAAATGACCAACCCGATATCGCCTTGCGGGTTCCTTTGAATGACGTGGCCAGCTATCTTGGTGTTAGTCCGCAATTGATCAACAGGTTAAGAAAACAGGTAGACGAGGAGGCCTCAGACCAGGGTATTGAATTTTGAGGCAATGTGATTTCTGGCGTGTTTCTGAAACTCTTCAGGGGATTGTCCGGTTTGTTTCTTGAAAAATCTGCTGAAATAAGGCCGGTCTGTGAAATTCAGGTCGTAAGCAATTTGCTTTAAAGATTGCTCGCTATGAATGATCTTTCTTTTGGCCTCTAATATGATCCGGTCGTGGATCAGTTGCATGCTGGTTTTATGGAGTTTTTCCTTCAGCACCTGATTCAGGCGTTTTGAGCTTAAATTTAATGCTGCGGCGTAGAAATCCGCATTGCGTTCCTGAAGGTAATTGTCTTCCAGTAACAGCATAAACTCATATACCCGTTTTTGATTGAGGTCCTGACTGGTAAAAACATGTTCCTTAATGCGGATGAGTTTCAGCAGAAAAACTTTTAACATAGCTTTCAGGATGGAGAAATTGTTTTGCTGAAGCAGGTATTCCTCTTCCATCAGGGCATAGATCTTTTCCAGTTCCGCTGCATTTTCAAGCTGGAGTGGCAGAAAGGAGAACTCTCCCTGAATGTTGAAAATCTTAAAGATATCCAGGTAAAACTCTTTATCCTCTTCTCCAAGAAAGTCTCTTTTGAAAGAAAGTAAAACGCCGTTTTTTCCTGCTTTGTTCAATTGATGTACGCGGTAAGGGGGAATCAGATAGATCCAGTTTCCCAGTTCTTCTCCTTCTTTGGTCGCATGTAAAGGATATTCATTTTTTAACCAGACGATTTCAAAGAAATCCTTTCTCCCCGGATCATTGAGGTAACTGGGTGGACAATTTTCCAGGTTCCTGATATAGATCAGGGATTTTTCTAATCCAAGTACGGTCTGTTCTTTCATTGAGGATACAAATATAAGGTATCCGCAGTTGGTGCATTGGATAATCCGGACATTCAGGTGGACTTATTTCTAAAGGGCCTGTCTTTTTTCCAGATAATCCAATATAATGCGCAGAATGTATAAGGGATGAGGGATTTGCTGAAGATACCTTTGCGCCATAAAGATCGGGGAAATCATGAAAGAACAGAATTTTTCAATAGCAATCAAGGCAAATATGGAGTTGATTTTAAAGGAACAGCTCAGTTTGTCGGCAAAGATAGATTTTACGCAGGTCGCTACTTTTATTCCCTATGTGTATAGTGCAGATCGCCTGTTTTTAATTGCCGCCGGACGCTCTGGACTAGCTTTAAAGGCTGCCGCAATGCGCTTAATG comes from the Pedobacter sp. FW305-3-2-15-E-R2A2 genome and includes:
- a CDS encoding cyclic nucleotide-binding domain-containing protein, translated to MSNQLISFLQLYKPIREADQELISAEFEYKTFPEGSYLFGGMKVCSELFFICDGILRILVHQAAGKELTRYLLPADQFCTLLNSFNHEVPAPELIQAVCNVQVLAISKKNLISLYKRLPYLKVLIDEIIQRSLMEKNQIRNAYLEMEPSLRYEEFINDQPDIALRVPLNDVASYLGVSPQLINRLRKQVDEEASDQGIEF
- a CDS encoding helix-turn-helix domain-containing protein — encoded protein: MKEQTVLGLEKSLIYIRNLENCPPSYLNDPGRKDFFEIVWLKNEYPLHATKEGEELGNWIYLIPPYRVHQLNKAGKNGVLLSFKRDFLGEEDKEFYLDIFKIFNIQGEFSFLPLQLENAAELEKIYALMEEEYLLQQNNFSILKAMLKVFLLKLIRIKEHVFTSQDLNQKRVYEFMLLLEDNYLQERNADFYAAALNLSSKRLNQVLKEKLHKTSMQLIHDRIILEAKRKIIHSEQSLKQIAYDLNFTDRPYFSRFFKKQTGQSPEEFQKHARNHIASKFNTLV